From a region of the Aeoliella mucimassa genome:
- a CDS encoding methyltransferase domain-containing protein, giving the protein MQRAAAEKLAEAIDQQQLAPARVLDLACGTGFLTRIMANRFPDAHVIGIDLSPGMVHVATEFLSDCPNVELHVDDALQYQSPEPFDLIVSSSSLQWLRPYDHLMANLKAMLTPDGWTCMTAMLQGTLGELHQLRRELFADKLPSQSLPLADELLHAMTNAGFAIEHQEVHEAMEYYATAREFFASIRAQGFTGGPLSQGAQPLTRGELLTLIETCQQRYLTDAWGVPASYCYGVFAARQQ; this is encoded by the coding sequence GTGCAGCGCGCTGCTGCCGAAAAGCTGGCCGAAGCGATCGACCAACAGCAACTCGCCCCCGCTCGAGTGCTTGATCTCGCTTGTGGCACTGGCTTTCTCACCCGCATTATGGCGAACCGATTTCCCGATGCGCATGTCATCGGCATCGACCTATCGCCCGGCATGGTTCACGTGGCGACCGAGTTCCTCAGCGATTGCCCAAACGTCGAGCTGCACGTGGACGATGCCCTGCAGTACCAGTCGCCGGAGCCTTTTGACTTGATCGTCAGTAGCTCGTCGCTGCAGTGGTTGCGACCTTACGACCATTTGATGGCAAACCTGAAAGCGATGCTCACGCCTGATGGATGGACCTGCATGACTGCGATGCTGCAAGGCACCCTCGGTGAGTTGCATCAATTGCGTCGCGAATTGTTTGCCGACAAACTACCGAGCCAGTCGTTGCCACTGGCCGACGAATTGCTGCACGCGATGACGAACGCCGGCTTTGCGATAGAGCATCAAGAAGTCCACGAAGCGATGGAGTACTACGCGACCGCCCGCGAGTTCTTTGCTTCGATTCGTGCGCAAGGCTTCACGGGAGGTCCCTTGTCGCAAGGGGCTCAGCCTTTGACTCGTGGTGAGCTGCTGACATTGATCGAGACCTGTCAGCAGCGATATCTGACCGATGCGTGGGGAGTACCGGCCAGCTACTGCTACGGGGTGTTCGCCGCCCGTCAGCAGTAA
- a CDS encoding alpha/beta fold hydrolase — MSNPNIVLISGWGQTSEPLAELANELSVVAEVQTTSVYQLAESWQTSSRPLDDRLPPTAVSLYAEQLHEQYLKAEPVMLVGWSMGAMVALEAANTYADHVERLVLVGGCASFCQRKDEVGLYEAGVTEDSVAEMIAGLNDAHKRTCELFLRNVYRRAIDKQQLATKVGAMLQLDVARLQHGLRYLQQADLRSQLSGIPQPMLLLHGSADRVVDSRAAGYLQEHLSQVKLELYPDGTHGLCEQYPAAVAEQIRGFLEDGEQPLH; from the coding sequence ATGAGCAATCCGAACATCGTACTGATAAGTGGATGGGGGCAAACCTCCGAGCCGCTGGCCGAATTGGCGAACGAGCTTTCCGTGGTAGCTGAGGTTCAAACCACCAGCGTGTACCAGTTGGCCGAGAGCTGGCAGACCTCGTCGCGCCCGCTCGACGACCGATTACCTCCCACTGCGGTGAGTCTCTACGCCGAACAATTGCACGAGCAGTATCTGAAGGCCGAGCCGGTGATGCTCGTCGGCTGGTCGATGGGGGCGATGGTCGCCTTGGAGGCCGCCAACACGTATGCCGACCATGTTGAGCGGCTCGTGCTCGTTGGGGGATGCGCGTCGTTTTGCCAGCGGAAAGATGAGGTTGGACTGTACGAAGCAGGAGTAACCGAAGATTCTGTGGCCGAAATGATCGCCGGACTCAACGACGCACATAAGCGAACCTGCGAGCTGTTCCTGCGCAACGTCTACCGCCGGGCGATCGATAAACAGCAACTTGCCACGAAGGTGGGCGCGATGCTGCAGCTCGACGTAGCCCGCTTACAGCATGGGCTTCGGTACTTGCAGCAAGCCGATTTGCGGAGCCAGCTGAGCGGCATTCCACAACCAATGCTTTTGCTGCATGGATCCGCAGACCGCGTGGTCGATTCTCGAGCGGCGGGGTATCTGCAAGAACACCTTTCGCAAGTTAAACTAGAACTTTACCCGGACGGCACGCACGGCCTGTGCGAGCAATACCCCGCGGCAGTAGCAGAACAGATTCGAGGCTTTCTGGAGGATGGCGAGCAACCGCTCCATTGA
- a CDS encoding aminotransferase class I/II-fold pyridoxal phosphate-dependent enzyme, with translation MRSEKWILDQLEKLTAAGLERRTEVYPPSKATAANFSSNDYLNLSAHPAVLQAQQQATAAGSGASRLVSGTTEVHQQFEQQLAEYLDKPAAVICGAGYLANVSILTAWLRRSDTVFADRLVHASLIDGIQLSMAQHQRFRHNDLDHLEQLLTKRSANRQPDERWLVVVESIYSMDGDRAPLEAIAPLAAKFDAELLVDEAHALGVFGPAGQGVAAELGITDQVGILTGTLSKSFGSYGGIVAGSELLRRLVVNRARPFIYNTGLPPGVLLAAGESLRLMKAHPEFGPQLLALADHFRTELEKQGLTVGPSTSQIVPVMVGDNELALALAERLQTAGTFVKAIRPPTVPEGTARLRFSITLAHHEALLTSTAEQVGHEARQLGLIE, from the coding sequence GTGCGATCCGAAAAGTGGATTTTAGATCAACTAGAGAAGCTCACCGCTGCGGGGCTTGAGCGCCGGACCGAGGTCTATCCCCCCAGCAAGGCGACGGCCGCTAACTTTTCATCGAACGACTATCTCAATCTCTCCGCCCATCCTGCGGTGCTTCAAGCTCAGCAGCAGGCGACCGCCGCGGGGAGTGGAGCCAGCCGCCTTGTCTCAGGCACCACCGAGGTCCATCAGCAATTCGAACAGCAGCTTGCCGAATACCTCGACAAACCAGCGGCGGTTATTTGCGGAGCCGGTTATCTGGCGAACGTGTCGATCCTCACCGCCTGGTTGCGACGGAGCGACACAGTATTTGCCGATCGCTTGGTGCACGCCAGCTTGATTGATGGCATCCAGTTGAGCATGGCCCAGCATCAGCGGTTTCGTCATAACGACCTCGATCACCTGGAGCAGTTGCTCACGAAACGCTCGGCGAATCGCCAGCCCGACGAGCGATGGCTGGTGGTGGTCGAGTCGATCTACAGCATGGATGGCGATCGAGCGCCGCTCGAAGCGATTGCCCCGCTCGCGGCCAAGTTCGATGCCGAATTGCTCGTGGACGAAGCCCACGCGCTCGGCGTGTTTGGTCCCGCAGGGCAGGGCGTTGCGGCCGAACTGGGCATCACCGATCAAGTTGGCATCCTCACCGGCACCCTCAGCAAGTCGTTCGGTAGCTACGGCGGTATCGTCGCGGGCTCCGAGTTATTGCGGCGACTGGTAGTGAATCGCGCGCGGCCATTTATTTACAACACGGGTCTGCCGCCCGGCGTGTTGCTGGCGGCCGGCGAGTCGCTGCGGTTGATGAAAGCCCACCCTGAGTTTGGCCCCCAGCTACTGGCGCTGGCCGATCACTTTCGCACGGAGCTTGAAAAGCAAGGTCTCACCGTCGGGCCTTCGACCAGTCAGATTGTGCCGGTCATGGTCGGCGACAACGAACTCGCCTTGGCTTTGGCCGAACGCTTGCAGACAGCAGGCACGTTCGTCAAAGCGATTCGTCCACCGACGGTTCCCGAAGGTACCGCGCGGCTGCGGTTCTCGATTACGCTCGCCCATCACGAAGCGTTGCTCACAAGCACCGCCGAGCAGGTAGGCCACGAAGCCCGCCAGTTAGGGCTGATCGAATGA